In Nicotiana tabacum cultivar K326 chromosome 19, ASM71507v2, whole genome shotgun sequence, one DNA window encodes the following:
- the LOC107789982 gene encoding ABC transporter I family member 20-like: MAVKEDRKPSVEINKLKFTYPGIDGHPPPGSTPLIEDFSLTLYPGDRCLLVGSNGAGKTTILKILGGKHMVEPDMVRVLGRSAFHDTALTSSGDLSYLGGEWRREVAFAGFEVPIQMDISAEKMIFGVPGTDPQRRDELIKVLGIDLSWRMHKASDGQRRRVQICMGLLKPFKVLLLDEITVDLDVLARADLLKFLSKECEERGATIIYATHIFDGLENWPSHMLYVAHGKLQLAMPMDKVKEISNMSLMRTVESWLRKERDEERKRRKERKAKGLPEYGKQVEGSRVVGDPARAAARPLNNGWAGGRLNSTIAGEENFVLSSNRVLR; this comes from the exons ATGGCTGTGAAAGAAGACAGGAAGCCATCAGTGGAGATCAACAAGCTCAAATTCACCTACCCTGGTATCGATGGTCACCCGCCTCCCGGATCTACGCCCTTAATCGAAGATTTCTCACTTACCCTCTATCCTGGTGATCGCTGCCTTCTTGTTGGATCCAATGGCGCAG GAAAGACTACAATTCTGAAGATATTGGGAGGAAAGCACATGGTAGAACCAGACATGGTCAGAGTGCTTGGAAGATCTGCATTTCATGACACTGCTTTAACCTCTTCTGGAGACCTCAGTTATCTTGGCGGAGAG TGGAGGAGAGAAGTTGCATTTGCTGGATTTGAGGTGCCTATTCAAATGGATATTTCTGCTGAGAAAATGATTtttggggttccaggaactgatCCACAAAGACGAGATGAATTAATTAAG GTTCTTGGTATTGATCTATCCTGGAGAATGCACAAAGCATCTGATGGGCAAAGAAGAAGAGTGCAGATCTGTATGGGTCTTCTGAAACCATTCAAG GTTCTTCTTCTTGACGAGATTACAGTTGACCTAGATGTTCTAGCGAGGGCTGATCTTTTGAAATTTCTGAGCAAAGAATGTGAAGAGCGAGGCGCTACAATAATTTATGCAACACACATTTTTGATGGTCTTGAGAATTGGCCTTCTCATATG CTATACGTGGCTCATGGGAAGTTGCAATTAGCAATGCCAATGGACAAGGTAAAGGAGATCAGCAATATGTCATTAATG AGGACAGTAGAGAGTTGGCTGAGGAAAGAAAGAGACGAGGAGaggaaaagaaggaaagagagAAAGGCAAAGGGCCTTCCAGAGTATGGAAAACAAGTTGAGGGCAGTCGAGTGGTTGGGGATCCAGCTCGTGCTGCTGCTCGTCCGTTAAACAACGGTTGGGCTGGTGGAAGGCTAAATTCTACTATTGCTGGTGAAGAAAATTTTGTCTTAAGCTCAAACCGTGTTCTAAGATAA
- the LOC107789984 gene encoding galactinol synthase 1 produces MAPEVLVSGTKKRSCAYVTFLAGKGDYVKGVVGLAKGLIKAKSLYPLVVAILPDVPEEHRLLLRSHGCIVREIEPLSPSLQSSDNKYARSYYVLNYSKLRIWQFVEFSKMVYLDGDMQVFENIDHLFNLPDNHFYAVADCICEMYGQSCPEVLPWPKDLGSRPPIYFNAGMFVFQPNLSIYADLLNTLKVTPPTQFAEQDFLNMFFKDKYKPISYVYNLLLAMLWRHPEKIELSKAKAVHYCSPGAKPWKYTGKEENMDREDIKMLVKKWWDIYNDQTLDHKQSSIHIAGVEGEVEANRVMAAAFSDANISTLYVTSPSAA; encoded by the exons atGGCTCCTGAAGTACTTGTGAGTGGTACAAAAAAACGGAGCTGTGCTTATGTGACTTTCTTGGCTGGTAAAGGTGACTACGTGAAAGGGGTGGTGGGTTTGGCAAAGGGGTTGATAAAAGCTAAGTCTTTGTATCCGTTGGTGGTGGCGATTTTGCCGGATGTGCCGGAGGAACACCGGTTACTACTAAGAAGCCATGGTTGCATAGTGAGGGAGATTGAGCCACTTTCTCCTTCATTGCAATCATCGGATAATAAGTATGCTAGATCTTATTACGTTCTCAACTACTCCAAACTTCGTATTTGGCAG TTTGTGGAGTTCAGTAAGATGGTATACTTGGACGGGGACATGCAAGTTTTTGAGAACATAGACCATCTTTTCAACTTACCTGACAACCATTTCTATGCCGTCGCCGATTGCATATGTGAGATGTATGGGCAGTCATGTCCCGAGGTTCTACCTTGGCCCAAAGATTTGGGCTCAAGGCCACCTATCTACTTCAACGCAGGCATGTTTGTCTTTCAGCCCAATCTCTCCATCTATGCTGATCTCTTGAACACTCTCAAAGTTACCCCTCCCACCCAATTTGCCGAGCAG gaTTTTCTGAACATGTTCTTCAAAGACAAGTATAAGCCAATTTCTTATGTATACAATTTGTTGTTAGCAATGCTATGGCGTCATCCGGAGAAAATCGAGCTCAGCAAAGCGAAAGCAGTTCATTATTGTTCTCCAGGGGCTAAGCCGTGGAAATACactggaaaagaagaaaatatggaTCGGGAAGACATAAAAATGCTAGTCAAGAAATGGTGGGATATTTATAATGACCAGACATTGGATCATAAGCAGAGTTCTATTCATATTGCTGGAGTTGAGGGCGAAGTTGAAGCAAACAGAGTAATGGCAGCAGCTTTTTCTGATGCAAACATCAGTACCTTATATGTAACTAGCCCATCTGCTGCTTAG
- the LOC107789985 gene encoding uncharacterized protein LOC107789985, with product MAAIYSLYIINKSGGLIFYKDYGSAGRMDTNDSLRLASLWHSMHAISQQLSPVNGCAGIELLQADNFDLHCFQSLTGTKFFVVCEPGSLHMESLLKYIYELYTDYVLKNPFYEMEMPIRCELFDINLSQAVQKDRVALFGR from the exons ATGGCAGCTATTTACAGCCTTTATATCATCAATAAATCAGGAGGGCTTATTTTCTACAAG GATTATGGTTCTGCTGGAAGAATGGACACAAATGATAGTTTGAGATTGGCTAGTCTTTGGCATTCTATGCACGCTATCTCTCAGCAGTTGTCCCCAGTTAATGGTTGCGCCGGTATCGAACTCCTTCAAGCTGATAACTTTGACCTCCATTGCTTCCAATCTCTTACTG GAACGAAATTTTTTGTGGTTTGTGAACCTGGAAGTCTGCATATGGAATCTCTGTTGAAGTATATCTACGAATTATACACTGATTACGTCTTGAAGAATCCTTTCTATGAAATGGAAATGCCAATACGGTGTGAGCTCTTCGACATAAATTTGTCACAGGCAGTTCAGAAAGATCGGGTTGCCTTATTTGGGAGATGA